The Persephonella sp. IF05-L8 genome contains a region encoding:
- the tmk gene encoding dTMP kinase, with translation MKGYFITFEGVEGAGKSTQAKLLYQYLIDNGKEAILTKEPGGTKTGQKIRQILLEKTDEIFPPVAELMLYEADRNFHIHNLIKPSLQQGRYIICDRFTDSTLAYQGYARGLNINLIKQLNEIATEGIKPDITFLIDIPVEEGLKRIKQTRQADRIEDEDIRFHKRLREGFLKIAENEKDRIVVLNGLETPDNIFKKVIEILKNRNII, from the coding sequence ATGAAAGGTTATTTTATAACATTTGAAGGTGTTGAAGGGGCAGGAAAATCAACACAGGCAAAACTTTTATACCAGTATTTAATAGATAATGGAAAAGAAGCTATTCTGACCAAAGAACCAGGGGGAACAAAAACAGGCCAGAAAATCCGCCAGATTTTACTGGAAAAAACTGATGAGATATTTCCCCCTGTAGCAGAACTTATGCTTTATGAAGCAGACAGAAATTTTCATATACATAATCTAATTAAACCTTCTTTGCAGCAAGGAAGGTATATAATCTGCGATAGATTTACAGACTCAACTCTGGCATATCAGGGATATGCACGGGGACTAAATATAAACCTGATAAAACAGCTAAATGAGATAGCCACAGAGGGAATAAAACCTGATATAACATTCTTGATAGATATTCCTGTAGAAGAAGGTCTAAAAAGAATTAAGCAGACCCGTCAGGCAGACAGAATAGAGGATGAAGATATCCGGTTTCACAAAAGATTAAGGGAAGGTTTCCTGAAAATAGCCGAAAATGAAAAAGACAGAATAGTCGTTTTAAATGGCCTTGAAACACCTGACAATATTTTTAAAAAAGTTATAGAGATTTTAAAAAACAGGAATATAATCTAA
- the ricT gene encoding regulatory iron-sulfur-containing complex subunit RicT, whose protein sequence is MSVAIDTKTVRIRFLDTHKFSDVENVPEDVQKGDFIVIETEKGEELVLVVGRSVPDPDNPSQYKFLRKATKKDISIFDKHEKEAEKALALCKKLAENLGLKMNLLKSYIPLNRSKIMFYYVSEGRVDFRQLVKELAKRLKMRIEMRQVGVRDGVQMAGAIGVCGQQCCCSVFIDKFDTVNVEMLEEQNLPPTPTKFTGICGRLMCCLAFEVDNYSIRKNLPELESEVEINGKKYVVKNYDFIKETITFYGEEGEILVLTFDQIDELGLKRELPCDNCGMKNNEVERIELEGNENS, encoded by the coding sequence ATGTCTGTTGCTATAGATACAAAAACAGTAAGAATAAGGTTTTTAGATACCCATAAATTTAGTGATGTGGAAAATGTCCCTGAAGATGTCCAGAAAGGAGATTTTATTGTAATAGAAACGGAAAAAGGGGAAGAGCTTGTTCTTGTAGTAGGTAGGTCTGTACCTGACCCTGATAATCCATCCCAGTATAAATTCCTTAGAAAAGCTACAAAAAAGGATATTTCTATCTTTGATAAACATGAAAAAGAAGCAGAAAAAGCACTGGCATTGTGTAAAAAGCTTGCCGAAAATCTGGGACTAAAAATGAACCTGCTTAAATCCTATATTCCCTTAAATCGCTCTAAAATCATGTTTTATTATGTGTCTGAAGGAAGAGTTGATTTCAGACAACTGGTAAAGGAGCTTGCTAAAAGGCTTAAAATGAGAATTGAAATGAGGCAGGTAGGGGTCAGGGATGGTGTCCAGATGGCAGGTGCTATCGGTGTATGTGGACAGCAATGCTGCTGCTCAGTATTTATAGACAAATTTGATACTGTCAATGTTGAGATGCTTGAGGAGCAAAATCTTCCACCAACCCCAACAAAATTCACCGGTATATGTGGCAGACTTATGTGCTGTCTTGCCTTTGAGGTAGATAATTACTCCATTAGGAAAAATCTGCCTGAACTTGAGTCAGAAGTGGAAATAAACGGTAAAAAATATGTTGTTAAAAATTATGATTTTATAAAAGAAACAATCACCTTTTATGGAGAAGAGGGTGAGATTTTGGTATTGACTTTTGACCAGATTGATGAACTTGGATTAAAAAGAGAGCTACCCTGTGATAATTGCGGAATGAAAAACAACGAGGTGGAAAGGATTGAGCTTGAAGGAAATGAAAATTCTTGA
- a CDS encoding KpsF/GutQ family sugar-phosphate isomerase has product MKILDIGKKVLQEEKKALENLIEALDENFEKAVQLILDTKGKVIVTGMGKSGHIGNKIAATLASTGTPAFFLHPAEAIHGDLGMISREDIVLAISNSGETPELLAIIPTIKRWGNKIISITNNPKSTLAQESDIHLFLNVEKEACPLNLAPTSSSTATLALGDALAVALLEMRGFTAEDFAQFHPGGSLGKKLMKVKEIMHTGDKLPVVSPDTSLQETVIIMSEKGFGAALVAENNKLTGIITDGDLRRFIKAGGSIDKSYAKDAMTVSPKTISEDRLVVEALELMERYNITVLPVVKNGFIIGLIHMHDILKSGVI; this is encoded by the coding sequence ATGAAAATTCTTGATATAGGCAAAAAAGTCCTTCAGGAAGAAAAGAAAGCTCTGGAAAATCTTATAGAAGCCCTTGATGAGAATTTTGAAAAGGCAGTCCAGCTTATTCTGGACACAAAGGGCAAAGTGATTGTTACAGGAATGGGAAAGTCGGGGCATATCGGGAATAAAATAGCAGCTACGCTTGCATCCACCGGAACCCCGGCATTTTTCCTTCATCCTGCAGAGGCAATCCACGGTGATTTAGGTATGATTTCCAGAGAGGATATAGTTCTTGCTATATCAAATAGCGGTGAAACCCCTGAACTTCTTGCAATTATTCCAACAATAAAAAGATGGGGAAATAAAATCATATCCATAACAAACAATCCAAAATCCACTCTGGCACAGGAAAGTGATATCCATCTGTTTTTAAATGTGGAAAAGGAAGCCTGTCCTTTAAATCTTGCCCCTACTTCATCCTCTACAGCTACACTGGCACTTGGAGATGCCCTTGCAGTTGCTTTGCTTGAGATGAGAGGCTTTACAGCAGAGGATTTTGCCCAGTTTCATCCAGGAGGTTCACTGGGTAAAAAACTTATGAAAGTAAAAGAAATCATGCACACAGGAGATAAACTACCTGTTGTTTCTCCTGATACATCTCTACAGGAAACTGTAATCATAATGTCGGAAAAAGGATTTGGAGCTGCCCTTGTAGCTGAAAATAATAAGCTAACTGGTATAATCACAGATGGAGATTTAAGAAGATTTATAAAAGCAGGTGGAAGTATTGATAAAAGCTATGCCAAAGATGCAATGACAGTATCTCCTAAGACAATCTCAGAGGATAGATTAGTGGTAGAAGCTTTAGAGCTTATGGAAAGATACAATATAACAGTTCTACCTGTTGTAAAAAACGGCTTTATTATTGGTTTAATTCATATGCATGATATACTTAAAAGCGGTGTTATTTAA
- a CDS encoding glutamine-synthetase adenylyltransferase yields the protein MGNLSKFETLKKDFLISLPEEKLKLLEKLSDYSSCITDFIFRHTDQLNYIYSQLDKPLLGREELVKEALKIAKNTNFNQLSEKITFFKLKHFSRIVAKDIYKKHDLLELTEEYSYLADACLEAAYKTAIEKVKSRYGTPIDQNTGKEAEGSVIALGKHGGLDLNYYSDIDIMYIYSEEGKTDKGISNREFFFEVFRNVTQILIRRNIEGQAWIVDLDLRPEGSKGMIAYSLPTIEFYYWTHGRTWERHMLIKARHAAGSPKVSQEFMDIIRPFVYRRSTGAEVFEEIVEIKKLIEEDANKKVQNGIDIKKSKGGIREIEFTIQVFQLLYGGKIPELQERRTIKALKKLIEFGIIDTSSGKLLEEAYYFFRKLEHLLQIKNCVQTQKFYFKDADEYARKMGFEDTEQFLQKLNDYREKVNQIFENLTPQAEVELTPLQKFILTKQYEEEAIEYLSSLGFKKPEWALKIFKNIFFSKLYIELSDNSKEIFFEFIPTLEKHLKNFPDREDFLLNFSKMLINGGMLWVFVSALEQNQKLVEFMLNIAKLSDYISDLMSKDRELLDWAFGIEEVPQTKEDFQKELEIISKEIDFVDRLKKLKKIVEVLVSLRYLSKLDQNDAYSRLKETNEALSNLADFILEQLYQYFEGKEFAIYGLGKLGSREMNVGSDLDLIFVFKNQKSKYQFLKIPQRIVNTLTSYSREGILYNLDLRLRPFGKAGELSPQLSFYENYFKKEARVWERLAWTKARFITGDLSVKQEMDRLIEDFLFSTEIDREFINEAIDMRFRLEGLARETPEEIDIKLGKGGTADIEFLIQIYSLKNKKRLTNILEGIEIFKKELIDDYLFLREVETRLRMIKGIGLSKIYKNSPFLYRVAHSFKMEPEQLWEKLINTKKEIREIFLREMKILKES from the coding sequence ATGGGTAATTTATCAAAATTTGAAACTCTAAAAAAGGATTTTTTAATTTCTCTTCCTGAAGAGAAATTAAAGCTTCTTGAAAAACTATCAGATTATTCATCTTGCATTACAGACTTTATTTTTAGGCATACAGACCAGCTAAATTACATCTATTCCCAGCTTGATAAGCCACTACTTGGTAGAGAAGAGCTGGTAAAAGAAGCCCTAAAAATAGCGAAAAATACAAATTTTAATCAACTTTCTGAAAAAATAACATTTTTTAAACTGAAGCATTTTTCCCGTATAGTAGCCAAAGACATTTACAAAAAACATGATTTGCTTGAACTGACAGAAGAATACTCATATCTGGCAGATGCCTGTCTGGAAGCTGCATACAAAACAGCCATTGAAAAAGTAAAAAGCAGATATGGAACTCCTATAGACCAGAACACAGGTAAAGAAGCTGAAGGAAGCGTAATTGCACTGGGTAAACATGGAGGTTTAGACCTTAATTACTACTCAGATATAGACATTATGTATATTTACTCTGAAGAAGGAAAAACAGATAAAGGTATATCAAACAGAGAATTTTTCTTTGAAGTTTTTAGAAATGTTACCCAGATACTAATCAGAAGAAATATTGAAGGTCAGGCATGGATTGTAGACCTTGACCTGAGGCCTGAAGGTTCAAAAGGGATGATAGCTTATTCCCTTCCTACTATTGAGTTTTATTACTGGACCCACGGCAGAACATGGGAAAGACATATGCTAATAAAGGCCAGACATGCTGCAGGAAGTCCAAAAGTATCACAGGAATTTATGGATATTATAAGGCCTTTTGTTTATAGAAGAAGCACCGGTGCAGAAGTATTTGAGGAAATAGTTGAGATAAAAAAGCTAATAGAAGAGGATGCAAACAAAAAGGTTCAAAACGGAATTGATATTAAAAAAAGCAAGGGAGGAATTAGAGAAATTGAGTTTACCATTCAGGTATTTCAGCTGTTATACGGAGGAAAAATCCCTGAGCTACAGGAAAGAAGAACAATAAAAGCCCTAAAAAAACTGATTGAGTTTGGGATAATAGATACATCTTCAGGAAAACTACTTGAAGAAGCATACTACTTCTTCAGAAAGCTGGAGCACTTATTACAGATAAAAAACTGTGTTCAGACCCAAAAATTCTACTTCAAAGATGCAGATGAGTATGCCAGAAAAATGGGTTTTGAAGATACAGAGCAGTTTTTACAAAAGCTAAATGACTACAGGGAAAAGGTTAACCAGATTTTTGAAAATCTTACTCCACAGGCAGAGGTTGAGCTTACTCCACTACAAAAATTTATCCTCACAAAGCAGTATGAAGAAGAGGCAATAGAATATCTATCTTCCCTTGGATTTAAAAAACCTGAATGGGCTTTAAAAATCTTCAAAAATATATTTTTCAGCAAGCTGTATATTGAGCTTTCTGATAATTCCAAAGAGATATTCTTTGAGTTTATTCCAACCCTTGAAAAGCACCTGAAAAACTTTCCTGATAGAGAAGATTTCCTATTAAACTTCTCTAAAATGCTTATAAACGGTGGAATGCTATGGGTTTTTGTCTCTGCACTGGAACAAAACCAGAAACTTGTTGAGTTTATGCTAAATATTGCAAAGCTATCTGACTATATATCAGACCTTATGTCAAAGGACAGAGAACTTCTTGACTGGGCGTTTGGAATTGAGGAAGTTCCCCAGACTAAAGAGGATTTTCAAAAAGAGCTTGAAATTATTAGCAAAGAGATAGACTTTGTTGATAGACTGAAAAAACTAAAGAAAATTGTTGAAGTATTAGTATCCCTGAGGTATCTATCAAAATTAGACCAGAATGACGCATACAGCCGTTTAAAAGAAACCAATGAAGCATTATCAAATCTGGCTGATTTTATCCTGGAGCAGTTATACCAATACTTTGAAGGAAAAGAGTTTGCAATATATGGACTGGGTAAATTAGGTAGTAGAGAGATGAATGTTGGCTCAGACCTTGACCTGATATTTGTCTTTAAAAATCAAAAAAGTAAATACCAGTTTCTAAAAATACCTCAACGAATAGTCAACACCCTCACCTCATATTCCAGAGAAGGCATTCTGTATAATCTGGATTTGAGGCTCAGACCTTTTGGAAAAGCAGGAGAGCTATCTCCTCAGCTGTCCTTCTACGAAAACTACTTTAAAAAGGAAGCACGGGTCTGGGAAAGGCTGGCATGGACTAAAGCAAGATTTATCACAGGTGATTTATCTGTAAAACAAGAAATGGACAGGCTTATTGAGGATTTTCTGTTTTCCACAGAAATAGATAGAGAGTTTATTAATGAGGCTATTGATATGAGGTTCAGGCTTGAGGGACTTGCAAGGGAAACTCCAGAGGAGATTGATATAAAACTTGGCAAAGGAGGAACAGCAGATATAGAGTTTCTAATTCAGATTTATTCATTGAAAAACAAAAAAAGACTTACAAACATTCTGGAAGGAATAGAGATATTTAAAAAAGAGCTTATAGATGATTACCTCTTCCTTAGGGAAGTGGAAACAAGACTAAGAATGATAAAAGGAATAGGCCTGTCTAAAATATACAAAAATTCTCCGTTTCTATACAGGGTGGCACATTCATTTAAAATGGAACCTGAGCAACTATGGGAAAAACTTATTAATACCAAGAAGGAGATAAGGGAAATATTTTTAAGGGAGATGAAGATTTTAAAGGAAAGTTAA
- a CDS encoding folate-binding protein YgfZ, protein MFWAELDRYKIKVYGKESKLPLKNQTKDDIAFLHNLLSNDIKGLQSGKFNYNLRLTGNGEPIQDFFVYKDDDFFILDTDENPEELISELNELKLSLKVFFEPLSYQHLIIWGEEAEEFMKNLGFEIPQEFNFLKKDEIYLTNNPLRIGQGVYELFGNLKSIISQLEKFEKADQETIEKLMIENCIPKIGKELKKGFHPLEANILYAFSFEKGCYVGQEAIARVYFRGRPPRTLAKFHIEKSVEENEKIYLNDKPVGVITSVSPDKTIAMGYILRNLFEEGKTFKTDNGELKIIKECNFENLNIK, encoded by the coding sequence ATGTTCTGGGCAGAGCTTGATAGATATAAAATCAAAGTTTATGGAAAAGAAAGTAAACTACCGTTAAAAAATCAAACAAAGGATGATATAGCTTTTTTACATAACCTTCTTTCAAACGATATTAAAGGACTTCAATCTGGGAAATTTAATTACAATCTCAGGCTTACTGGAAATGGAGAGCCTATACAGGATTTTTTTGTTTACAAAGATGATGATTTTTTTATTCTGGATACAGATGAAAATCCAGAAGAGCTTATATCGGAGCTTAATGAACTGAAACTTTCCCTTAAGGTATTTTTTGAGCCTTTATCCTATCAACATCTTATTATCTGGGGAGAAGAAGCTGAGGAATTTATGAAAAACTTAGGATTTGAAATTCCACAGGAATTTAATTTTCTTAAAAAAGATGAAATATATCTAACTAATAACCCGCTGAGAATAGGGCAAGGTGTTTATGAGCTGTTTGGAAATCTAAAAAGTATTATTTCACAGCTGGAAAAGTTTGAGAAAGCAGACCAGGAAACAATTGAAAAACTCATGATAGAAAATTGTATTCCCAAAATTGGAAAAGAATTAAAAAAAGGATTTCATCCCTTAGAGGCAAATATTTTGTATGCTTTTAGCTTTGAAAAGGGCTGTTATGTAGGTCAGGAGGCAATTGCAAGGGTTTATTTTAGAGGCAGACCACCACGAACTCTGGCCAAATTTCATATTGAAAAATCTGTAGAAGAAAACGAAAAAATTTATTTAAATGACAAACCTGTAGGCGTGATAACCTCTGTATCTCCTGACAAAACCATAGCCATGGGATATATACTCAGAAATCTGTTTGAAGAAGGAAAAACTTTCAAAACCGATAACGGAGAACTAAAAATCATAAAGGAGTGTAATTTTGAAAATTTAAATATAAAATAG
- a CDS encoding LysR family transcriptional regulator, producing MEVLDYHKLKIFKTVADTKSFSKAAELLFLSQPTVTLQIKKIENYLGITLFRRDKKGVILTKEGEIFYKYISKILEDYDLLEEGLSDLKENLQRSLRIGASTTIGDFLLPDILPEFLKGKTDIKVSLFVGNSKEIEEGVLSKTFYIGLLEDEVHSNKYEIIEFFNDEIILIASQNTDIPDEIDIEDLKKYKFIFRETGSGTRNIVEKTLEKKGIKLKPDMEISSSKAIARFVSNSEYLSFVSRLVVKNLLGTHLKEVKIKGIEFTRKFYCITQKNIRLPKIDREFVSYLLNLK from the coding sequence ATGGAAGTCCTTGATTATCACAAACTTAAAATTTTTAAGACCGTAGCTGACACAAAAAGTTTTTCAAAAGCAGCAGAACTGCTGTTTTTATCCCAGCCTACTGTTACATTGCAAATAAAAAAGATAGAAAATTATCTGGGAATTACACTTTTTAGAAGAGATAAGAAAGGGGTTATTCTTACAAAAGAAGGGGAGATTTTTTATAAATATATCTCAAAAATACTGGAAGATTACGACCTGCTTGAAGAAGGTCTTTCTGACCTTAAGGAAAACCTACAGCGAAGCCTCAGAATTGGTGCCAGCACCACAATAGGTGATTTTTTGCTTCCTGACATACTCCCTGAATTTCTCAAGGGAAAAACAGACATAAAAGTTAGTCTTTTTGTTGGAAATTCTAAGGAAATAGAGGAAGGAGTTCTGTCAAAAACCTTTTATATTGGACTTCTTGAAGATGAGGTTCATTCAAATAAATATGAGATTATAGAGTTTTTTAATGATGAGATAATTCTAATTGCTTCCCAAAATACAGATATTCCAGATGAAATAGATATAGAAGACCTGAAGAAATACAAATTCATCTTTAGAGAAACAGGTTCAGGGACAAGAAATATTGTTGAGAAAACACTGGAAAAGAAAGGAATTAAGCTAAAACCTGATATGGAAATCAGCAGTAGCAAAGCCATAGCAAGATTTGTTTCTAATTCTGAATATCTCTCTTTTGTATCAAGATTGGTTGTCAAAAATCTTCTTGGAACACACTTAAAAGAGGTTAAGATTAAAGGAATTGAATTTACAAGGAAGTTTTACTGCATAACCCAGAAAAATATAAGACTGCCTAAAATAGACAGGGAGTTTGTTTCATATTTATTAAATCTTAAATAA
- a CDS encoding TlyA family RNA methyltransferase yields MATKERLDKLLVEKGLVESREKAQRLIMAGVVFVNNQKVDKPGTKVKTDANIYIKEKEKYVSRGGYKLEKGINVFKPDIKDKICLDIGASTGGFTDCLLQHGAKKVYAVDVGTNQLHEKLRNNPAVISLEKTNARYLTEKEIPEKIDFVVSDVSFISILKILPNICELLKDGAEGIILIKPQFELSKNEVKGGVVKDEKLHQKAIKKVINGLEKSCYCVKDLDFSETWGPEGNIEFLAFIEKGNDCKKGQISEEKIKQVVQQAHEKFKQSRS; encoded by the coding sequence ATGGCTACAAAAGAGAGATTAGATAAGCTTCTTGTGGAAAAAGGACTGGTGGAGAGTAGAGAAAAAGCTCAGCGGCTTATAATGGCTGGGGTTGTTTTTGTTAATAATCAGAAGGTTGACAAACCTGGAACAAAGGTAAAAACAGACGCCAATATATACATAAAAGAAAAAGAAAAATACGTATCCAGAGGCGGCTATAAACTGGAAAAGGGAATAAATGTTTTCAAACCAGATATAAAAGATAAAATCTGTCTTGATATTGGTGCCTCAACAGGTGGTTTCACAGACTGCCTTCTGCAACACGGAGCCAAAAAGGTATATGCCGTTGATGTTGGGACAAATCAGCTCCATGAAAAATTAAGAAACAATCCTGCCGTAATATCCCTTGAAAAAACCAATGCCAGATATTTAACAGAAAAGGAAATCCCTGAAAAGATTGATTTTGTTGTTTCTGATGTTTCTTTTATTTCTATATTGAAAATACTTCCCAATATATGTGAACTTTTAAAAGATGGAGCAGAAGGAATAATCCTTATAAAACCACAGTTTGAATTATCAAAGAATGAAGTTAAAGGTGGCGTTGTAAAGGATGAAAAACTACACCAGAAAGCCATTAAAAAAGTTATAAATGGTTTAGAGAAAAGCTGTTATTGTGTTAAAGATTTAGACTTTTCTGAAACATGGGGTCCTGAAGGAAATATAGAATTTCTTGCTTTTATTGAAAAGGGTAATGATTGTAAAAAAGGCCAGATTTCCGAAGAAAAAATAAAACAGGTAGTTCAACAAGCCCACGAAAAATTTAAACAATCCAGAAGTTGA
- a CDS encoding pyridoxal phosphate-dependent aminotransferase, with protein MKFSERVLRVQPSQTLVITAKAAEMRRKGIDVIGFGAGEPDFDTPDFVKEAAIKALQEGKTKYTPAAGIPELREGIAKRLKEKNNIDYKPSEVIVTPGAKMGLYEIFATILNPGDEVIVPAPYWVSYTEQIKLCDGTPVIVEMSEENGFVLTADLIESAITDKTKALVLNTPSNPTGAVIPRIELEKIAEVCLKHNILIISDECYEEFCYDEEHVSIASLSPEVRDITFTVNAFSKAYSMTGWRLGWVAAPEEYIKKINIIQSQTISNPTSFAQYGALAALEDKGKFPAMMKEEFRKRRDFIVQEFLSIEGITCPVPKGAFYVFPNISAYIKGDIKNDIDFTAYLLEEAKVAVVPGSAFGKEGYIRLSYATSMNNIKEGMRRIKEALKKI; from the coding sequence ATGAAATTTTCAGAAAGGGTTCTCAGGGTTCAACCTTCACAAACACTTGTGATTACTGCAAAAGCTGCAGAAATGAGGAGAAAAGGCATTGACGTAATCGGATTTGGAGCAGGAGAACCTGATTTTGATACGCCTGATTTTGTAAAAGAAGCAGCAATAAAAGCTCTACAGGAAGGAAAAACAAAATACACTCCAGCAGCAGGAATACCTGAGCTTAGAGAAGGAATAGCTAAAAGATTAAAAGAAAAAAACAACATTGATTATAAACCTTCAGAAGTTATTGTCACCCCCGGTGCAAAAATGGGACTTTATGAGATTTTTGCCACAATACTAAATCCAGGAGATGAGGTAATAGTCCCAGCACCTTACTGGGTTTCATATACAGAACAGATTAAACTTTGCGATGGAACACCTGTTATTGTAGAAATGTCTGAAGAAAATGGATTTGTTCTAACTGCTGACCTTATTGAAAGTGCAATAACTGATAAAACAAAAGCACTTGTTCTAAATACACCTTCAAATCCAACAGGAGCAGTCATACCCCGTATCGAACTGGAAAAAATAGCAGAGGTATGCCTGAAACATAACATATTAATCATCTCTGATGAATGTTATGAGGAATTTTGCTACGACGAAGAACATGTAAGCATTGCATCCCTTTCTCCAGAAGTCAGGGACATAACATTTACCGTAAATGCCTTTTCTAAAGCCTACTCTATGACAGGCTGGAGACTTGGCTGGGTTGCAGCCCCTGAAGAATACATTAAAAAAATAAATATCATCCAGTCCCAGACAATTTCTAACCCAACCTCATTTGCCCAGTATGGAGCACTGGCAGCGCTTGAGGACAAAGGCAAATTCCCTGCAATGATGAAGGAAGAATTTAGAAAAAGAAGAGATTTTATAGTTCAGGAATTTTTATCTATAGAAGGAATTACCTGCCCCGTGCCAAAGGGAGCTTTCTATGTATTTCCAAATATTTCTGCATACATAAAAGGCGATATCAAAAATGATATAGATTTCACAGCATATCTGCTTGAGGAAGCAAAAGTTGCTGTTGTTCCTGGGTCAGCATTTGGTAAAGAGGGATATATAAGACTTTCCTATGCAACATCCATGAATAATATAAAAGAGGGAATGAGGAGAATTAAGGAGGCTCTAAAAAAAATTTAA
- a CDS encoding DNA polymerase III subunit: protein MKLIGHEDTKHIIRLFLDKDFHSYTFLFEGKDCIGKKLVALQTARAFLCEKGYGFGCGECESCRLVNNTISNIYENTQLNPHPDLKLISPEKEIKIDQIRQIIDFLKLKSASGKVVIIEKAEKMNKEASNALLKTLEEPPENSMIILTTSNQNAILPTVVSRTRKIRFKPLKKEEILQILQLKTDDQKLLKTLIALADGSLCLPDKILKKPELLKYAKDLFNLLAVQHLHPEGIITLGDIFDKLDIEDINTTLDIVEKITYKKMLKGDISSEFYDKFIKENQELKNAISKGVKKKLALEGMYFNLKT from the coding sequence ATGAAACTAATAGGTCATGAAGACACAAAGCATATAATAAGGCTTTTTTTAGATAAGGATTTCCATTCCTATACATTTTTGTTTGAGGGAAAGGATTGTATAGGTAAAAAATTAGTTGCCCTACAGACTGCACGGGCTTTTCTGTGTGAAAAGGGATACGGCTTTGGATGTGGTGAGTGTGAAAGTTGCAGGCTGGTTAACAACACAATATCCAATATATACGAAAACACCCAGCTAAATCCCCATCCTGATTTAAAACTCATATCCCCTGAAAAAGAGATAAAAATAGACCAGATAAGGCAAATTATAGATTTTCTAAAGCTAAAATCTGCCTCAGGTAAGGTTGTAATCATAGAAAAAGCAGAAAAGATGAATAAAGAGGCTTCAAATGCCCTCCTGAAAACCCTTGAAGAACCACCTGAAAACTCTATGATAATTCTTACAACCTCAAATCAGAATGCTATCCTTCCTACAGTAGTTTCAAGAACCAGAAAAATCAGATTTAAACCTCTAAAAAAAGAGGAAATACTCCAGATTTTACAATTAAAAACAGATGACCAGAAGCTTTTAAAGACCTTGATAGCCCTTGCAGATGGAAGTTTATGCCTTCCTGACAAAATACTGAAAAAGCCTGAACTGCTAAAATATGCAAAAGACCTGTTTAATCTGCTTGCTGTCCAGCATCTACATCCTGAGGGAATAATTACCCTTGGGGATATTTTTGATAAACTGGATATTGAGGATATAAACACTACGCTGGACATTGTAGAAAAAATAACATATAAAAAAATGCTTAAAGGAGATATATCCTCAGAATTTTATGATAAATTTATTAAGGAAAATCAAGAACTTAAGAATGCAATTAGCAAAGGAGTTAAGAAAAAACTTGCTCTGGAAGGAATGTATTTTAATCTCAAAACATAA
- a CDS encoding NifU family protein — MTQEQKEKVQIDRAKVEEVLEKIRPALRFDGGDVELVDIGEDGTVYVRLMGACHGCAMSLVTLKGGIEMKLKEEIPEVKEVVAVNLDQGFGGF; from the coding sequence ATGACACAAGAACAAAAAGAAAAAGTTCAAATAGATAGGGCAAAAGTGGAAGAGGTTCTGGAAAAAATCAGACCTGCTTTAAGATTTGATGGTGGAGATGTTGAGCTTGTAGATATTGGAGAAGATGGAACTGTTTATGTGAGATTAATGGGTGCCTGCCACGGATGTGCAATGTCTCTGGTTACACTTAAAGGTGGAATTGAGATGAAACTGAAAGAAGAAATTCCTGAAGTAAAAGAGGTTGTAGCTGTAAATCTTGACCAGGGATTTGGTGGATTTTAA
- a CDS encoding thioredoxin fold domain-containing protein, translated as MRNFIYTLFIGIFIIFTGCQQQQQNSEKFKVDPEPIIQDAIKNKKFLILVYESASCKYCEKLNREVLSQPDVKEKMIKNRVNVAIINIYGDRKVTDPETKQKMEESALSVANKVGGLPTVIVYDPENDFKVLFRWSGYVPKNDFKDFLDYLGSKCYKKVKFEEFEEKGKSC; from the coding sequence ATGAGAAACTTTATCTATACCTTATTCATAGGAATTTTTATCATCTTTACAGGTTGTCAGCAACAACAACAAAATAGTGAAAAATTTAAGGTTGACCCAGAACCTATTATTCAGGATGCTATAAAAAACAAAAAGTTTCTTATTCTGGTATATGAGTCTGCTTCCTGCAAATATTGTGAAAAGCTAAACAGGGAAGTTCTTTCACAACCAGATGTTAAAGAAAAAATGATTAAAAACAGGGTTAATGTAGCTATTATCAATATTTATGGGGATAGAAAAGTAACCGACCCTGAAACAAAACAAAAGATGGAAGAAAGTGCTCTGTCTGTTGCTAACAAGGTTGGAGGATTGCCTACAGTAATAGTTTATGACCCTGAAAATGATTTTAAGGTTCTATTCAGATGGTCTGGATATGTTCCCAAAAATGATTTTAAAGACTTCTTAGATTATCTCGGTTCTAAATGTTACAAAAAAGTTAAATTTGAGGAGTTTGAGGAAAAAGGAAAATCCTGTTAG